Within the Carassius gibelio isolate Cgi1373 ecotype wild population from Czech Republic chromosome B4, carGib1.2-hapl.c, whole genome shotgun sequence genome, the region AACAAGCAGAAATACTTTTGTGTACATCTTCCTGTAGAGGGCGAAAGAAAACATGATAAAGGAGTTTTATAACTGATCGTGTAATTGATTTGCACAGAATATTTAAGCTTTCATTAGACACTGACGATATATTGAACATGAAAAGTTTAGCTACATTACCAGATCTGATTCATAATTCCTGATTCTGGTGTGTTTTTATTTCCTTCAGTTTCCTATCCACTCACTCTGGATCAAAACACAGCACAGAAAAACCTCAGTCTGTCTGAGAACAACACAAGGATTCTTTGCACTGACACAGAGCAgctgtatcctgatcatccagacagatttgatgtgcatcctcaggtgttgtgtagagagagtgtgtgtggacgctgttactgggagattgagtggagtggAGATAGAGGTGTGTGTATATCAGtctcatataagagcatcagcaggaagaGACGGGGTGATGAATGTGTGTTTGGAcgtaatgatcagtcctggagtttgttCTGCTCTTCCTCCAGATACTCATTCAGACACAAAAAGATACGGACTGAACTCCCTGTAGAGTCCGTCAGCAGAAGaataggagtgtatgtggatcacagcgcaggaactctgtccttctacagcatcTCAGACACAATGAGACTTAttcacacagtccagaccacattcactcagccgctctatcctgggtttacCATTTATAAAAGCTCATCAGTGAACCTGCTGATCAATCAGAATTGACTGTAGAGAGAATATATgacagaaaaatgtggatcagtatttccccaaaagcccaggaatggtcctcaaatgtctcgttttgtccacaactTAAAGATATTCagtcacagaggagagaagacactagaacatattcacatttaacaagctggaatcaaatatttttttacttttgtctttcatatattttatcaatgacacagactgcaatgacacagacagcttcattgcagaaggacatccttttggtcacgtggttcacgtgagatgattgacagctttacaaactaatgatattgcactgatGTGATAGCTGATgcgaatcaataagaggagagtaatcgctagttagctgttttagttcttcagatcgcataaatcagtgtaaaatgaatagaaatgttattctgtatgacgaaatattttacaaaaatgtcataaaatgtgCGCACCACTGGACTATAGCCCTGAGggatcgtggatattgtatgtatacgaacacaaataaaccggagatgagatgaatggctgctgtatgagtgatgatttctattcaaaataatgaacgctattattattattattattattaattgccagagctccatttttgaatcttgatgcagtctgttgcgtgtcgttcattttgaacgaatctttaatatgactcggGACTACagagttgtctcagagagtgattcattcattttcctgtcagtcccataaagacgggaagagaaaagattagttcgttttgctgaacgagactcaaagatccgagtctgtaaaatgatccgaacttctaCTCCTactactggcaacaccgcaagcattggtcaacactgacaagttgcagcgcaatatgaaagacttcatcttcaacaacaaacaacctatgaaactaataatgaacaatatttaactaaaacgacataagcttaatttaaaatgtcataggaactgtaggctatttagaggtggataaacgcactttggaggtgggtaaacgctATTTCTGCATTTTGGGAGGtgcctccactacatccctgctCTTCTGGCTTTCCAAAAAACCCAAAGATCTTCGTCAGTGCagctagggatatgccggtatctaattttcctgttgcgattaattgatcatgcttttatcacgatatacagtattatcacggtattgaaattttgttttaaaaaagtggtcataatacagtataacaggttaaataactttttttcttataacaaaaataactaaacatttaaaacaataaagcaaaacagaaaaacatataaaagttaaatgttttacacattaaagtgcaaaagtatcactttacaataagacctgattagttaaccttagttaatgcataaacattcaaggcaaggcaagtttatttgtagcacatttcgtacacaatggtaattcacaaataaagtaaaaaaaaaaaaaagtcatgcagaaaaataaataaataaataaataaaaagcaatttaagaacttgaaaattaaaatgatttaaaaattgacttaaaattaatttaagacagattaaaaatagaaaatgattttacataaaatacagtgcaatacataaaatatagtgtaatcagttcggacatcgcatagtgctcattcaataaatgcacagcttaacaatgagcaatagctacatttgatatagatgttattaatctttgttaaaaaaaatcttaaaagtcttagttcatgttagctcattaaataacacagttgcaacaattcaattttaacagtgtgttattaaatattggaatacctaagattaatgaatgttcagaataactttttcattggcagtttatgttaactaatgaagccataaTGTAAAGTGTGATACCGGCACATGTCTAAATGCAGCATCCTTGGCCCACCACCGTGTTTCTCCAATAATGGAAAGGTGCTTGTGCCGACTACCCTGGCTTCCCCTGCTCCCAAACATTCATTATTTGATATGAGTCACGAAAGAAGCTGTCGTTAACCAATGAGAAGAGGGACCCACTGGATATGGCCACTTCTGTTGTGTCAACCAGAACTAAGTTCAGGACATGTGTGTAACACCACACATGCACCTGATTTGGTGTTTTGGAAGAAAGCAGGGTGGAAAAACCTCTGTATTGGCCTTGCATGTTTGATGCACCATCGGTGGCATTACTGACGCAGTTACTGATTTCCAAATTGGAATTTTCTACACATCTGTCagaatctgaatcaaatattgacCAGTGGATACTTGACAGTTCACCACTTCAAATATCCTTTCCTGGACCGTGTCTTTGACGTACCACAGAATGATAGAGCATCTTGGGATGTAATGTCTTGGGTTGCGTCAATCTGCACAGAATACATCCCAGCTTCAGTAACCTCTTTTTGCAATGGTTTCTGCACTGTAGAAACAACCTTGTTGACTGttgtttttgacaaaaatgtcagaagaGATCCTCGACCTTCGTTTTGTGTCTGATGCATCTTCTTTTCTCTATGCA harbors:
- the LOC127956076 gene encoding stonustoxin subunit alpha-like, whose protein sequence is MNGFGPEQAERITLDILERNKQKNLAEQLRNKLKRVTFINFVLWTRNNFLQFSYPLTLDQNTAQKNLSLSENNTRILCTDTEQLYPDHPDRFDVHPQVLCRESVCGRCYWEIEWSGDRGVCISVSYKSISRKRRGDECVFGRNDQSWSLFCSSSRYSFRHKKIRTELPVESVSRRIGVYVDHSAGTLSFYSISDTMRLIHTVQTTFTQPLYPGFTIYKSSSVNLLINQN